A genomic stretch from Styela clava chromosome 5, kaStyClav1.hap1.2, whole genome shotgun sequence includes:
- the LOC120343868 gene encoding uncharacterized protein LOC120343868 — MESQFIGPSENRLIDDNKPIKRELLDVGIKGGVKRRNRKRYISRKRHVCQECGKVFTTASDLTRHIRIHSGEKPYKCEICDKRFTQQNHLIRHIPTVHTGEKKCFCDVCGKGFPEMSCVRKHYANKHAEPGTIKKEIIKRFSCQVCEKTFRSESVLNKHTVVHTGEKPYSCEICDKCFAYKGTLTQHMLVHMGLKRVEKLFSCEICGAKYHKKCELREHNVVHTGEKPYSCDFCEKSYGWKGSLYRHKLTCIAKHARLAPPNFWVFKIMQSDQDEPSQREAFNSKNKNGVKKRKRTKYTECKRHVCQECGKVLSTCSNLKKHMLIHKGDRPFECEICNKKFTQSGHLTRHISMVHMRERKYPCDVCGKHFSEMYTVKKHFARIHAETDNNKPRPFTCKVCGKTFWSEFDLNNHTVVHTGEKPYTCEVCGKSFGYKVSLNRHMLTHTGQNIVKEKSFACEICGAKYETKFKLKQHSVVHTGVKPYSCDLCGKTFGWKKSVKVHKLSFCFAKHAHSELALRALTTNIKYIDHDKPSKRKAFNSKNEDGVKKRKTATYTESKRHVCQECGKVLSTPNALNRHMLIHKGDRPFECEICNKKFTQSGHLTRHISMVHKGERKYPCDVCGKHFGEMSNVKKHYARKHAKPDNYKPRPFTCEVCGKTFMFEVFLNNHRVVHTGEKPFTCEVCGKSFGYKVSLNGHMLTHTGQNLFKEKPFACEICGAKYEKKFKLQQHNVVHTGEKPYSCDLCGKTFGWKKSVRLHKLSSCFAKHAHSETHL, encoded by the exons ATGGAGTCCCAGTTTATTGGACCTTCTGAAAATAGGCTGATCGACGATAATAAACCGATTAAACGTGAATTATTGGATGTTGGTATAAAAGGTGGAGTGAAAAGGAGAAACCGTAAAAGGTACATTTCACGCAAACGCCATGTTTGCCAAGAATGTGGTAAAGTATTTACTACAGCAAGCGACCTCACGAGACATATTCGCATTCACAGCGGAGAAAAGCCATACAAATGTGAAATATGTGACAAGAGGTTCACTCAACAAAATCATTTGATCAGGCATATACCAACGGTACATACTGGAgagaaaaaatgcttttgtgatgtaTGTGGAAAAGGCTTCCCGGAGATGTCTTGCGTACGAAAGCATTACGCTAACAAGCATGCAGAACCAggaacaataaaaaaagaaatcatTAAACGATTTTCCTGCCAAGTTTGTGAAAAAACCTTTCGATCTGAAAGTGTTTTGAATAAGCACACAGTTGTGCACACCGGAGAAAAACCTTATAGTTGCGAAATTTGTGATAAATGCTTCGCTTATAAAGGAACCTTGACGCAACATATGCTAGTACACATGGGACTAAAGCGCGTTGAGAAACTTTTTTCCTGTGAAATATGCGGAGCTAAGTATCACAAAAAATGTGAGCTGCGGGAACACAATGTTGTACACACTGGTGAAAAGCCATACTCTTGTGACTTTTGTGAGAAATCTTACGGATGGAAAGGGAGTCTATATAGACACAAGTTGACATGCATTGCCAAACATGCACGTTTAGCGCCGCCCAACTT CTGGGTTTTTAAAATCATGCAAAGCGACCAAGATGAGCCGAGCCAACGGGAAGCATTTAATTCGAAGAATAAAAATGGAGTGAAAAAAAGGAAACGTACAAAGTACACTGAATGCAAACGCCATGTTTGCCAAGAATGTGGGAAAGTATTGAGCACATGCAGCAATCTCAAGAAACACATGCTTATTCACAAAGGAGACAGGCCATTCGAATGTGAGATATGTAACAAGAAGTTCACTCAAAGTGGTCATTTGACCAGACATATATCAATGGTACATATGCGAGAGAGAAAATACCCCTGTGATGTCTGTGGAAAACACTTCTCAGAAATGTATACTGTAAAAAAACATTTCGCTAGAATACACGCGGAAACAGACAATAACAAGCCAAGACCATTTACTTGCAAAGTTTGTGGGAAGACCTTTTGGTCtgaatttgatttgaataatcATACAGTTGTACACACCGGGGAAAAACCTTATACGTGCGAAGTTTGTGGCAAATCCTTCGGTTATAAAGTATCATTGAACAGACATATGCTAACACATACGGGACAAAATATTGTCAAGGAGAAATCTTTTGCATGCGAAATATGCGGAGCCAAATATGAAAcgaaatttaaactgaaacagCACAGCGTTGTACACACTGGTGTAAAACCATACTCTTGTGACCTGTGTGGGAAAACTTTTGGGTGGAAAAAGAGTGTAAAAGTACACAAGTTGTCATTTTGCTTTGCAAAACATGCACATTCAGAACT agccctaAGAGCTCtgactacaaatatcaaatat ATCGATCATGATAAGCCGAGTAAACGCAAAGCATTTAATTCAAAGAATGAAGATGGAGTGAAAAAAAGGAAAACTGCTACGTACACTGAGAGCAAACGCCATGTTTGCCAAGAATGTGGGAAAGTATTAAGCACACCAAACGCTCTAAATAGACACATGCTTATTCACAAAGGAGACAGGCCATTCGAATGTGAGATATGTAACAAGAAGTTCACTCAAAGTGGTCATTTGACCAGACATATATCAATGGTACATAAGGGAGAGAGAAAATACCCCTGTGATGTCTGTGGAAAACACTTCGGGGAAATGTCTAATGTAAAGAAGCATTACGCCAGAAAGCACGCGAAACCGGACAATTACAAGCCAAGACCATTTACCTGCGAAGTTTGTGGGAAAACCTTCATGTTTgaagtatttttaaataatcaCAGAGTTGTGCACACTGGGGAAAAACCTTTTACGTGCGAAGTTTGTGGCAAATCCTTCGGTTATAAAGTATCCTTGAACGGACATATGCTAACACATACGGGACAAAATCTTTTCAAGGAGAAACCTTTTGCATGTGAAATATGCGGAGCCAAGTATGAGAAGAAATTTAAACTGCAGCAGCACAACGTTGTACACACTGGTGAAAAACCATACTCTTGCGATCTGTGTGGGAAAACTTTTGGGTGGAAAAAGAGTGTAAGATTACACAAGTTGTCATCGTGCTTTGCCAAACATGCACATTCGGAAACTCACTTGTAA